Sequence from the Parvicella tangerina genome:
TGCGTGTTATTGGAAAACCGATAATCTGCTAAATATACCTCTACGCTGTCGTAGACTTGATCAATATCATTATGGGCATAAATGGTTAGTAAAAACCAATCTGGATCATCGCCCGATGTTCCGCCAAACTTCTTTGCGAATTGATCACCATTTAGCATAGAATGGGCTGCGTAATTACTGTTGGAGATTTGTACAGATTCAAAAAAATGATAGGATGACAATCGATGGATTTTACTGTTTTGCTGACCAATAGCATACTGAGCACTATCCGCTGCTCCTCCCGCATAGGAGCTGTGTTGACCGTTTAAGCCAGTTAATGTATCAGACGTTTGATTGGAAAATGCCCACCCTGAAGACCAAATGCCGTAGGCTGCTCCCCAGGTTGTGTCGTAAACAGTATTGAACTGAAAATAATCTTCTGAAGCCGAAGATGAAAAAATACCAGTAGGGTTCTCGTTGCCAGTTAGATCAGAGCCATTCCAAAAACTCTCAGCTGATGGAATAGAAATGTTTTCAAAACTTACGTTTTGAGCAGTAGATGCAACTCCAGACAAGAGAGCTGCGATAAAATAAATGTTTTTCATCCTTTTAATTTTAAGGTTTAATTAATTAAAAGAATAAAATCAATGAGAAAGTATTGGCCGAAAAGCCTTTAAATTCAGACATTGCTTTTATCCCGAAAGCGTGTTCTATGGCAATTAGGCAGGTCTTCTGACTTACTCCATACTTTGAACCCCTTCCCGCTCCGAAGGTTCGAAGCAGTGGTTTTAATTCAAAGCGTAAAGAGCTTACA
This genomic interval carries:
- a CDS encoding DUF4465 domain-containing protein, producing MKNIYFIAALLSGVASTAQNVSFENISIPSAESFWNGSDLTGNENPTGIFSSSASEDYFQFNTVYDTTWGAAYGIWSSGWAFSNQTSDTLTGLNGQHSSYAGGAADSAQYAIGQQNSKIHRLSSYHFFESVQISNSNYAAHSMLNGDQFAKKFGGTSGDDPDWFLLTIYAHNDIDQVYDSVEVYLADYRFSNNTQDYVVKDWVNVDISSLGTADYLRFEMTSSDMGAWGMNTPSFFAIDDLTYASSANVENAKTETVRFYPNPTTNELFIDHFERFDEFQIITIDGQILRTEPISSGHIYLNNLKSGNYYIKVIGKGTSIVKSIIKL